A stretch of the Gossypium hirsutum isolate 1008001.06 chromosome D07, Gossypium_hirsutum_v2.1, whole genome shotgun sequence genome encodes the following:
- the LOC121219224 gene encoding auxin response factor 19, with the protein MKAPPNGFLANPAEGERKSINSELWHACAGPLVSLPPVGSLVVYFPQGHSEQVAASMQKETDFVPSYPNLPSKLICMLHNVTLHADLETDEVYAQMTLQPVNKYDREALLASDMGLKQSRQPAEFFCKTLTASDTSTHGGFSVPRRAAEKIFPPLDFSMQPPAQELAARDLHENTWTFRHIYRGQPKRHLLTTGWSVFVSNKRLFAGDSVLFIRDEKSQFLLGIRRANRQQPALSSSVISSDSMHIGILAAAAHAAANNSPFTIFYNPRASPSEFVVPLAKYNKAMYTQVSLGMRFRMMFETEECGVRRYMGTITGISDLDPVRWKNSQWRNLQVGWDESTAGERPTRVSIWDIEPVVTPFYICPPPFFRPRFPKQPGMPDNDNDVENAFKRAMPWLGDDFGMKDSPNSIFPGLSLVQWMNMQQNNQLAAAQSGLFPSMVSSNPLHNSLGTDDPSKLLNFQAPVLPASNMQFNKANPNEVNQLSHAPMTWPQQQQLQQLLQTPLNQNPQQQQSQQQLQQRQSQLQPQSHLQQQPQPPLQQQQQQQQQQQQRQQAQPQPQQQQEQQRQQAQPQLLQQQFLPAQVNNGIIASNQMLNQNLHQPGVYSQVQQQQQQQQILTSNGQSTQTTLPANKASYPLTSLAQDTQIQQQVEQQQTQLQQNLSQRSQQQPQIQQLAQQGLPEQQFQLLQKLQQQQQQQSSQQLLSPTGSLSQSPVVQQQPMHQQNQPMQQVPLSQSQQTLGSNGFSTSMLMQPQQLVVSQSQNQNKPLMAMRTHSGLTDGDAPSCSTSPSTNNCQVSPSSFLSRSQQVPSMVVTDPVVEPASTLVQELQSKPDIRIKHELLASKGPDQSKYKSTVTDQLEASSSETSYCLDAGTIQHNFSLPTFLEGDVQSHPRNNLPFSANIDGLAPDTLLPRGYDSQKDLQNLLSNYGSNPRDIDTELSTAAISPQSFGVPNIPFKTGCSNDVAINDAGVLNGGLWANQTQRMRTYTKVQKRGSVGRSIDVTRYKGYDELRHDLARMFGIEGQMEDPQSSDWKLVYVDHENDILLVGDDPWEEFVSCVQSIKILSSLEVQQMSLDGDLGNVPVPNQACSEIDSGNAWRGHYDDTSAASFNR; encoded by the exons ATGAAGGCTCCACCCAATGGATTTTTGGCAAATCCCGCAGaag GAGAAAGGAAGAGTATCAATTCAGAATTATGGCATGCTTGTGCTGGACCACTTGTTTCTTTACCACCAGTTGGAAGTTTGGTGGTTTACTTTCCTCAAGGCCATAGTGAACAA GTTGCAGCATCGATGCAGAAGGAGACTGATTTCGTACCAAGCTACCCTAATCTTCCTTCCAAGTTAATTTGCATGCTCCATAATGTCACATTGCAT GCTGACCTGGAAACTGACGAGGTCTATGCTCAGATGACTCTTCAACCTGTAAACAAA TATGACAGAGAAGCATTACTAGCATCTGATATGGGCCTCAAGCAAAGCAGACAACCTGCTGAGTTCTTTTGCAAGACTCTTACAGCTAGTGACACTAGCACTCATGGTGGCTTTTCAGTGCCTCGTCGAGCAGCTGAGAAGATCTTCCCTCCTTTG GATTTTTCGATGCAACCGCCCGCTCAAGAGCTAGCAGCTAGAGATTTACATGAGAATACATGGACATTTAGACATATCTATCGAG GTCAACCAAAGAGGCATCTTCTAACTACTGGTTGGAGTGTCTTTGTTAGCAACAAAAGACTTTTTGCTGGTGATTCCGTTCTTTTCATAAG AGACGAGAAGTCACAGTTTCTCTTAGGTATAAGGCGGGCCAATAGACAGCAGCCAGCTCTCTCTTCATCAGTAATTTCTAGTGATAGCATGCATATAGGGATCCTTGCTGCTGCAGCTCATGCTGCTGCAAATAACAGCCCATTTACTATATTCTACAATCCAAG GGCAAGCCCTTCCGAGTTTGTGGTACCCTTGGCGAAGTATAACAAAGCCATGTATACCCAAGTTTCTCTTGGAATGCGGTTTAGAATGATGTTTGAAACTGAGGAGTGCGGAGTACGTAGATACATGGGTACAATTACTGGTATCAGTGACCTGGATCCTGTACGATGGAAGAATTCACAGTGGCGCAATCTTCAG GTAGGATGGGATGAATCTACTGCTGGTGAGCGACCAACCCGAGTTTCAATTTGGGACATTGAGCCTGTTGTAACTCCTTTCTACATATGCCCACCACCGTTTTTCAGGCCTAGATTCCCCAAGCAACCGGGAATGCCGG ATAATGATAATGATGTTGAGAATGCTTTTAAGAGAGCTATGCCTTGGCTTGGAGATGACTTTGGCATGAAAGATTCCCCCAATTCAATCTTCCCTGGTTTGAGTTTAGTTCAGTGGATGAACATGCAACAAAATAATCAGTTGGCAGCTGCTCAATCTGGACTCTTTCCTTCAATGGTTTCTTCGAATCCGTTGCACAATAGCCTTGGCACTGATGATCCATCCAAGTTATTGAATTTTCAAGCTCCGGTGTTACCTGCGTCAAATATGCAATTTAACAAAGCAAATCCAAACGAGGTCAACCAGTTGTCTCACGCACCTATGACCTGGCCCCAGCAACAGCAACTCCAGCAGTTATTGCAGACTCCTCTGAATCAAAATCCACAACAGCAACAATCCCAACAGCAGTTACAGCAAAGACAGTCACAGCTGCAGCCACAGTCACATCTTCAACAGCAGCCTCAGCCACCTctacagcagcagcagcagcagcagcagcagcaacaacaaaGACAACAGGCACAGCCACAACCACAGCAGCAGCAAGAACAACAAAGACAACAGGCACAACCGCAGCTGCTGCAACAACAATTTCTACCAGCTCAAGTAAATAATGGCATCATTGCCTCAAACCAGATGCTAAATCAAAATTTGCATCAGCCTGGTGTTTATTCTCAGGTTCAGCAacagcagcaacaacaacaaatattgaCAAGCAATGGCCAGTCAACTCAAACCACCCTTCCTGCTAATAAAGCTTCATATCCTTTGACGTCGTTAGCTCAAGATACACAGATTCAACAACAGGTGGAACAGCAACAGACACAGTTGCAGCAAAATCTGTCCCAGAGGTCACAACAGCAGCCGCAAATTCAACAACTGGCACAGCAGGGCCTCCCAGAGCAACAATTCCAATTATTACAGAAATTGCagcaacagcagcagcagcagtcATCTCAACAATTACTCTCGCCTACTGGATCACTGTCGCAGTCTCCAGTGGTGCAACAACAGCCAATGCATCAACAAAACCAACCAATGCAGCAGGTGCCTCTTTCTCAGAGTCAACAGACACTTGGCAGCAATGGTTTCTCAACATCAAtgctaatgcaaccacaacagcTAGTGGTGAGCCAATCCCAAAATCAGAACAAGCCACTTATGGCAATGAGAACCCATTCTGGTCTTACTGATGGAGATGCTCCATCATGTTCAACCTCACCTTCTACCAATAATTGTCAGGTTTCACCATCAAGCTTCCTAAGCAGAAGTCAGCAAGTACCATCCATGGTGGTGACAGATCCAGTTGTTGAGCCTGCAAGTACACTGGTTCAGGAGCTTCAGAGCAAGCCTGATATCCGAATCAAACATGAGTTGCTTGCCTCTAAAGGTCCAGATCAATCAAAGTACAAAAGTACTGTGACAGACCAGTTAGAAGCATCCTCTTCTGAAACATCATACTGCTTGGATGCAGGCACCATCCAGCATAATTTCTCTCTCCCCACTTTTTTGGAAGGTGATGTCCAATCACATCCTCGGAACAATCTTCCATTTTCAGCTAATATTGATGGACTGGCACCCGACACCTTGTTACCAAGGGGATATGACTCTCAAAAGGATCTTCAAAACCTGCTTTCTAATTATGGTAGCAATCCAAGAGATATTGACACAGAGTTGTCTACTGCTGCAATAAGTCCCCAGTCATTTGGTGTGCCAAACATACCTTTCAAGACTGGATGTTCAAATGATGTTGCCATAAACGATGCAGGAGTTTTAAATGGTGGATTGTGGGCCAACCAAACTCAACGGATGCGAACATATACAAAG GTACAAAAGCGTGGCTCTGTGGGAAGATCAATCGATGTGACCCGCTACAAAGGGTATGATGAACTCAGGCATGATCTAGCCCGCATGTTTGGTATCGAAGGACAGATGGAAGATCCACAAAGTTCTGACTGGAAATTAGTATATGTTGACCATGAAAATGACATATTACTTGTTGGTGATGATCCTTGGGA AGAATTTGTAAGTTGTGTTCAGAGCATTAAAATACTGTCATCCCTTGAAGTACAACAAATGAGCTTGGATGGTGACCTTGGAAATGTGCCAGTTCCCAATCAAGCTTGTAGTGAGATCGACAGTGGAAATGCATGGAGAGGACATTATGATGATACTTCAGCTGCCTCCTTTAACAGATAA
- the LOC121219225 gene encoding 20 kDa chaperonin, chloroplastic, protein MATSQLTASSMTVSVRNLASFEGLRPSSIVKFSSFGSLKPGSLTQRSFKGLVVKAATVVAPKYTSIKPLGDRVLVKIKETEEKTEGGILLPTTAQSKPQGGEVVAIGEGKTIGKTKLECSVKTGAQVIYSKYAGTELEFNGSNHLILKEDDIVGILETDDIKDLKPLNDRVFIKVAEAEEKTAGGLLLTESSKEKPSIGTVIAVGPGTLDEEGNRKPLSVAPGNTVLYSKYAGNDFKGNDGTSYIALRASDVMAVLS, encoded by the exons ATGGCTACATCTCAGTTAACAGCATCATCAATGACAGTATCAGTAAGGAATTTGGCTTCATTTGAAGGATTAAGGCCATCATCCATTGTGAAATTCTCTTCCTTTGGATCTTTAAAGCCTGGGTCTTTGACTCAAAGGTCCTTTAAGGGTTTGGTTGTAAAAGCGGCTACCGTTGTTGCTCCCAAG TACACCTCGATTAAGCCCTTGGGTGATAGAGTGTTGGTGAAGatcaaagaaacagaagagaagACTGAGGGTGGAATTTTGCTACCAACAACAGCTCAATCAAAGCCTCAAGGGGGTGAAGTGGTTGCCATCGGCGAGGGGAAGACAATTGGGAAGACCAAATTGGAATGTTCTGTTAAG ACTGGTGCTCAGGTTATATATTCCAAGTATGCCGGAACCGAGCTGGAGTTCAATGGTTCAAATCATCTTATCTTGAAGGAAGATGACATTGTGGGAATTCTTGAAACGGATGATATCAAAGATCTCAAGCCTTTAAATGACAGGGTTTTCATTAAG GTTGCAGAAGCCGAGGAGAAGACTGCTGGAGGTTTGTTGCTGACTGAGTCAAGCAAAGAAAAACCTTCCATTGGCACG GTGATAGCTGTTGGACCTGGTACTTTGGATGAGGAAGGTAATAGGAAGCCACTATCTGTTGCACCAGGGAATACAGTTTTATATTCCAAGTATGCAGGGAATGACTTCAAAGGGAATGATGGAACTAGTTATATTGCTCTTAGAGCATCTGATGTAATGGCTGTGCTTTCTTAG